TGTCGTCCGGCAGCCGGTTCGCGTAGGTGATCGCCTCGAGGGTGTGGTGGTCGCGCTGCAGCCCGAGGAAGCCCACCTCGGCCGTCGGCAGCAGGCGGGTCATGCCCTCGAGCATGCCCAGGCCGGCGCGCAGGATCGGCACGACGAGCGGCCGCGGGGAGGCGAGGTGGGTCCCGGTCGCGGCGGCGACGGGCGTCGTGATCTCCACCTGCGTGGTGCGCACCTCGCGGGTGGCCTCGTAGGCGAGAAGGGTGACGAGCTCGTCGACGAGCAGCCGGAAGGTCGGCGACTCCGTCCTCTCGTCCCGCAGGACGGTGAGCTTGTGGGCGATGAGCGGATGGTCGGCGACGTGCAGGCGCATGGGTAGAACGTACCGGGTGAGGGTGGCCGCGGGCAGGATAGAGGTCATGGCAGTGTGGAACGTGGCGATGGACACCGCCCTGGAGCTCGCGGAACACGCGGCGCGCGACGGTGACGTCCCCGTCGGTGCCGTCGTGCTCGACCCCGCCGGTCGCGTGCTCGCGACGGCGCACAACCGCTGCGAGGTCGACAACGACCCGACGGCGCACGCCGAGATGCTCGCCATCCGCGCCGCGGCCGCGGCGGTGGGCTCGGGCCGCCTCGAGGGGTGCACGCTCGTCGTCACCCTCGAGCCGTGCACGATGTGCGCCGGCGCGATCGTGCTCGCGCGTCTGGAGCGGGTGGTGCTCGGCGCGTGGGACCCGAAGGCCGGGGCGTGCGGGTCGGTGCGCGACGTCGTGCGCGACTCGCGGCTCAACCACCGTGCCGAGGTCGTCGGCGGGGTGGAGGAGGAGCGCTCCGCGCGGCTGCTGCGTGACTTCTTCGCCGCGCGCCGGTGAGCCTCAGAGCACCTCGGTGAGGTGGGTGAGCGCGCGGGTCGTGCTCATCTCGACCTTGAGCGTGGCCAGTGCGTCCCCGCGGGTGGGCCCGCGGTTGATGATGACCACCGGCTTGCCCTCCTTCGCGGCCTGGCGCACGAACCGCAGCCCCGACATCACCGCGAGCGAGGACCCGACGACGAGCAGCGCCTCGGCCTCCGCGACGATCGCCCGCGCCGCCTCGACGCGGGCGCGCGGCGTCGTGCCGCCGAAGAAGACGACGTCGGGCGTGAGGACGCCGCCGCAGCGCGCGCACGGGGCGATGCGGAAGTCTGCGGTGCTCTCGAGGGCGGCGTCGGCGTCGGGGGCCAGCTCGACGTCGTCGATGTGGCGCTCGCGCCAGCCCGGGTTGAGCGCGGTGAGGACGGCGTCGTAGGTCTCGCGCGAGATCACCGTCCCGCACTGGAGGCACACGACCCGGTCGTAGCGGCCGTGGAGGTGGATGACGTTGTGCGACCCGGCCCGCAGGTGGAGCAGGTCGACGTTCTGGGTGACGACGCCGTTGACGACGCCGGTGTGCTCGAGTCGGGCGAGCGCCCGGTGCCCGGCGTTGGGCAGGGCGGCGCGCAGGAAGCGCCAGCCGAGGTGGTTGCGCGCCCAGTAGTGGCGCCGCTGGGCGTCGGAGGCGAGGAACTCCTGGTGCGTCATCGGACGGCGCGGCGGGGAGCCCGGGCTGCGGTAGTCCGGCACCCCCGAGTCGGTCGAGATGCCGGCGCCGGTGAGGGCCGCCGTCGTCGTCGCGGCGGAGAGGATCTCGACGACGGGTGCGAGCGTCGCCGGGACGTCCGCGGGCTCGGGCGTGGCCGTCTCGGCGCCCGGCGCGACGATGATCGGACGGCGGTGCTGCACCCCTCGAGGCTAACCCCGGCCCACCAGCGACGCCCCGGTGGGACAGGCCTGAGGTGAGCGCCACACCGCGGATTCCGGGATCGTTTTGGGTACGGGAGAGGGCGGCCGGTACACTCGGTCGCCGAGGTAGCGTGTCCGAGCGGCCGAAGGTGCAGCACTCGAAATGCTGTGTGGTGCAAGCCACCGTGGGTTCAAATCCCACCGCTACCGCCACCCGAAGGGCCCCGCCCGCAGAATGCTGCGGCCGGGGCCCTTCGTCGTACCGGCCCGGACGCCTGGAGCTCCGTGAGGATGCGGCAGGAGCAGTGCCGGCGTCGTCGACCGCAGCCCGGCTGCCGTCTCGCCGCTCCGCGGAGAAGGGGAGACGACGCGCCACGGGAAGCGGCCGAGCCGAGCGCGGACCGGTGGCCACTCGGGGCGGCGTCCCGACGAGACACATCCGAGGTACGCCGACGTCGTCGTCCAGGCCGCGGCGTCACGGCCGACCGAGCACGCCGGCCCGCACAGATGGAGACGTCGGCGCCTATAGACGCCGGCGGTGCGGAGCCGGCCCGACCGACTGGCGCCCAGCGCTCGGCCCCCGCCGTCGGACCCGGGCGACGACCGCTCCGCGTCCGTGCGCGTGCGGAGCCGCCCGCACATGGACCCAGCCCGCAGGCCGAAGGAGATCGCCGGCCGACCGAGTGGCCACGGAGCCGGCGGGGTGGCCGCGGACCGGCGTCCGCGCGGGCGGGCCCAGTACGGCCCCCGGTGCCGGGGGGCGCAGGCGGAGCACCGCTCGGATGTGAACGAGGCCTCACGAACAGATTTCCGCCCGCGGCCCCGTGGGCGGCCCGGCTGCGAGTCGTGAACGTGCAGGTCAGAGACGATTCGGCGACGTCGCCGGCGGGGGTGCTCGCGCCGTTTGACGTCGGTGCGGGAAGGCCGTAATGTTTCACCTCGTTGCCCCCCAGGGAGGCACGGACACGAGGCCGAGAGGCCCGGTGGCCGGTCCCGGGAGAGGCAGCCCTCATCCTAGCGACTGTGGCTGAGCCGCAGAGTTCGCATGAGGACCCGGAGGCGGGGATCACACCGACTGAAGTTGTGTGTGGGAGTCTCCGCGGGTAAAGTTGAACGGCCAGCCCCGGCCGGGATGCGATCTGATGGTCGTGTTCGCGGCGGTGTGTGTCTGTTTCTTGAGAACTCAACAGTGTGCCAAGTTTTTTGATGCCATTTAGATCTGATGGTGCCT
Above is a genomic segment from Georgenia wutianyii containing:
- the upp gene encoding uracil phosphoribosyltransferase, encoding MRLHVADHPLIAHKLTVLRDERTESPTFRLLVDELVTLLAYEATREVRTTQVEITTPVAAATGTHLASPRPLVVPILRAGLGMLEGMTRLLPTAEVGFLGLQRDHHTLEAITYANRLPDDISGRQVFVLDPMLATGNTLVAAIEYLLERGARDVTAICLLVAPEGLRTVEQTVGKRGEVKIVTAAVDERLDENAYIVPGLGDAGDRLYGVVD
- a CDS encoding nucleoside deaminase, which codes for MAVWNVAMDTALELAEHAARDGDVPVGAVVLDPAGRVLATAHNRCEVDNDPTAHAEMLAIRAAAAAVGSGRLEGCTLVVTLEPCTMCAGAIVLARLERVVLGAWDPKAGACGSVRDVVRDSRLNHRAEVVGGVEEERSARLLRDFFAARR
- a CDS encoding NAD-dependent protein deacetylase, translating into MQHRRPIIVAPGAETATPEPADVPATLAPVVEILSAATTTAALTGAGISTDSGVPDYRSPGSPPRRPMTHQEFLASDAQRRHYWARNHLGWRFLRAALPNAGHRALARLEHTGVVNGVVTQNVDLLHLRAGSHNVIHLHGRYDRVVCLQCGTVISRETYDAVLTALNPGWRERHIDDVELAPDADAALESTADFRIAPCARCGGVLTPDVVFFGGTTPRARVEAARAIVAEAEALLVVGSSLAVMSGLRFVRQAAKEGKPVVIINRGPTRGDALATLKVEMSTTRALTHLTEVL